The following proteins are co-located in the Polymorphospora rubra genome:
- a CDS encoding SHOCT-like domain-containing protein → MNEQRKDILDMLAEGKVTAEEAERLIAALEQDQPSTASSLAARSKGKAKYLRVMVDALDENGEPGRVNVRVPLQLLRAGVRLTALIPPRALGKANTELNKSGAPLDLTQLRPEQLEALVDHLDEMTVEVDQPDAKVRVFCE, encoded by the coding sequence ATGAACGAACAGCGCAAGGACATCCTCGACATGCTGGCCGAGGGCAAGGTCACGGCCGAGGAGGCCGAGCGGCTCATCGCCGCCCTCGAGCAGGACCAGCCGTCGACGGCGTCGAGCCTCGCCGCCCGGTCGAAGGGCAAGGCGAAGTACCTGCGGGTGATGGTGGACGCCCTCGACGAGAACGGCGAACCGGGGCGGGTCAACGTCCGGGTGCCGCTGCAGCTGCTGCGGGCCGGCGTACGGCTGACGGCCCTGATCCCGCCGCGGGCCCTGGGCAAGGCCAATACCGAGCTGAACAAGTCGGGCGCGCCGCTCGACCTGACGCAGCTCAGGCCCGAACAGCTCGAGGCGCTCGTGGATCACCTCGACGAGATGACCGTGGAGGTCGATCAGCCCGATGCCAAGGTGCGTGTCTTCTGCGAGTAG
- a CDS encoding DUF2089 domain-containing protein: MTDQAMDWQELTNLTRGQPFVVERVRLADNGIAIEGAFEPPQLAQLSVEDQVFVTAFVRCHGSIKEMERIFGVSYPTVKSRLNRITRMLDFVETDPAPPRADVIDRLRRGEITTEQALSELEGRT, translated from the coding sequence ATGACGGATCAGGCGATGGACTGGCAGGAGCTCACCAACCTGACCCGGGGGCAGCCGTTCGTCGTCGAGCGGGTGCGCCTGGCGGACAACGGCATCGCGATCGAGGGCGCGTTCGAGCCGCCGCAACTGGCTCAGCTCAGCGTCGAGGATCAGGTCTTCGTCACGGCGTTCGTGCGGTGCCACGGTTCCATCAAGGAGATGGAGCGGATCTTCGGGGTGAGCTACCCGACGGTCAAATCACGACTGAACCGGATCACGCGGATGCTCGACTTCGTCGAGACCGATCCGGCGCCCCCGCGGGCCGACGTCATCGATCGGCTGCGCCGCGGCGAGATCACCACAGAGCAGGCACTGTCCGAACTGGAGGGACGGACATGA
- a CDS encoding ABC transporter permease, producing MFRAELVKLKRSTTWLIALVLPLLAVTTGTINLASNPDTLDAGWASFTSQVTLFYGLLFFSIGIGLLAATAWRMEHRGTNWNLLLTTTRRPMRLVLAKIAVIAVPVAFMQLVLVAGTLISGALVLRLDGAIPWQFALVGAISVIAALPLIAIQSLLSMLMKSFAAPVAICLLGCVVGVATVTSVALRPLSYLLPQAINTRALNLGSTAIAGSGGLTAGDALPLLCTALVLAAVAVMFALGAIRAVKLR from the coding sequence GTGTTCCGTGCGGAACTCGTCAAGCTCAAGCGCTCCACCACCTGGCTCATCGCGCTCGTCCTGCCCTTGCTGGCCGTGACCACCGGCACCATCAACCTCGCCAGCAACCCCGACACGCTCGACGCGGGCTGGGCGTCCTTCACCTCTCAGGTCACCCTGTTCTACGGGCTGTTGTTCTTCTCCATCGGCATCGGCCTGCTCGCCGCGACCGCCTGGCGGATGGAGCACCGCGGCACCAACTGGAACCTTCTGCTCACCACCACCAGACGCCCGATGAGGCTGGTGCTGGCAAAGATCGCCGTCATCGCCGTCCCCGTCGCCTTCATGCAACTCGTGCTCGTCGCAGGCACTCTCATCAGTGGGGCACTCGTGCTCCGCCTCGACGGGGCAATCCCGTGGCAGTTCGCTCTCGTCGGCGCCATCTCGGTCATCGCCGCGCTCCCGCTCATCGCGATCCAGTCGCTGCTGTCGATGCTCATGAAGTCCTTCGCCGCACCCGTCGCAATCTGCCTCCTCGGCTGCGTCGTCGGCGTCGCCACCGTCACTTCGGTCGCCCTCAGGCCGCTGAGCTACCTTCTGCCCCAGGCCATCAACACCCGCGCCCTGAACCTCGGCTCCACAGCCATCGCGGGCTCCGGCGGCCTCACGGCGGGCGATGCGCTCCCGCTCCTTTGCACGGCACTCGTCCTTGCCGCCGTGGCGGTGATGTTCGCCCTCGGCGCGATTCGCGCGGTCAAGCTCCGCTAG
- a CDS encoding ABC transporter permease — protein MRRAITLEFRKMRRLRTGLVTAILVVAVAALSSASLFSGGTRETFDDPGAAPWAALLLTYTLMAAMTSPILTAVLASRQTDIEHSGVGWTLAATAGHTPGTLCRAKLAALSLLLLPAIIGQTLLVIGAGMAAGIRVPLDPGPWIGYTALLFLLDIAFLALHIWLASIVENQLVSVGVGMLGAFMAVFTLLMPGAISRIIPWGYYAMISHAGQQGGNVAYLTPPYAWIAGFLILVGAVFVMVTRRLDRIER, from the coding sequence GTGAGGCGCGCCATCACGCTCGAGTTCCGCAAGATGCGTCGCCTGCGCACCGGCCTGGTCACCGCGATCCTCGTGGTCGCTGTCGCGGCCCTGTCCAGCGCCTCGCTGTTCTCCGGCGGAACCCGGGAGACCTTCGACGACCCGGGCGCGGCACCGTGGGCAGCGCTCCTGTTGACCTACACGCTGATGGCCGCGATGACGTCGCCCATTCTCACCGCCGTGCTCGCCAGCCGGCAGACCGACATCGAGCATTCCGGTGTCGGATGGACCCTCGCGGCGACCGCCGGCCATACGCCCGGCACGCTCTGCCGGGCCAAGCTCGCCGCGCTCAGCCTCCTGCTCCTTCCCGCCATCATCGGGCAGACGCTGCTCGTCATCGGCGCAGGCATGGCCGCCGGCATCCGGGTGCCGCTCGATCCGGGGCCGTGGATCGGCTACACGGCGCTGCTGTTCCTCCTGGACATCGCGTTCCTGGCACTGCACATCTGGCTGGCGTCCATCGTGGAGAACCAGCTCGTCAGCGTCGGCGTCGGCATGCTCGGCGCGTTCATGGCGGTGTTCACCCTCCTCATGCCCGGCGCCATCTCCCGCATCATCCCGTGGGGCTACTACGCCATGATCTCCCACGCCGGACAGCAGGGCGGCAACGTCGCCTACCTCACTCCGCCGTACGCATGGATCGCGGGCTTCCTCATCCTCGTCGGCGCGGTCTTCGTCATGGTCACCCGTCGTCTCGACCGGATCGAAAGGTAA
- a CDS encoding ABC transporter ATP-binding protein, translating to MNCRFVPRHDLRRRRGANRGQHQHDRSEVPVSAVITTHGLTKTFKSHTAVDSLDLHVPQGVVYGFLGPNGSGKSTTMKMLLGLTQPTSGDINVLGQPLTRASRTELLPSIGSMIEAPPGYGHLTGRENMRIVQGMLDLSSAQIDRALATVRLTEHQHKLVRNYSLGMKQRLGIAMALARDPALLVLDEPTNGLDPAGIEEIRTLLVHLAGRGITVMVSSHMLDEIDKMAGVLGILANGRMIFQGTRDELFAHSIPDLIIETPDPQAALAQGITATPIPRGIRISGIDKHQTAQVVHRLAVAGVPIHEVRRVQQSLEDVFMDLTGRGGML from the coding sequence ATGAACTGCCGCTTCGTGCCACGGCATGATCTGCGCCGCCGTCGCGGCGCGAATCGTGGACAGCATCAACACGATCGAAGCGAGGTGCCGGTGAGCGCAGTCATCACCACCCATGGACTGACCAAGACCTTCAAGAGCCACACCGCCGTCGACTCCCTCGACCTGCACGTTCCTCAGGGCGTCGTGTACGGGTTCCTCGGCCCGAACGGCTCGGGCAAGTCGACCACCATGAAGATGCTGCTCGGCCTCACCCAGCCCACCAGCGGCGACATCAACGTGCTCGGACAGCCCCTCACCCGGGCGTCCCGAACCGAACTGTTGCCGTCGATCGGATCGATGATCGAGGCGCCGCCCGGCTACGGGCACCTGACCGGGCGGGAGAACATGCGCATCGTGCAGGGCATGCTCGACCTGTCCTCCGCACAGATCGACCGCGCGCTCGCGACCGTGCGGCTCACCGAGCATCAGCACAAGCTCGTGCGCAACTACTCCCTCGGCATGAAGCAGCGCCTCGGCATCGCGATGGCGCTGGCCCGCGATCCCGCTCTGCTGGTGCTGGACGAGCCGACGAACGGGCTCGACCCGGCCGGCATCGAGGAGATCCGTACCCTGCTGGTGCACCTTGCCGGGCGTGGGATCACGGTCATGGTCTCCAGCCACATGCTCGATGAGATCGACAAGATGGCCGGTGTCCTGGGCATCCTCGCGAACGGGAGGATGATCTTCCAGGGCACCCGCGATGAGCTGTTCGCGCATTCCATCCCCGACCTGATCATCGAGACCCCCGACCCGCAGGCGGCGCTGGCCCAGGGCATCACCGCGACCCCGATTCCCCGGGGCATCAGGATCAGCGGCATCGACAAGCATCAGACCGCGCAGGTCGTCCACCGGCTCGCCGTCGCCGGGGTTCCCATCCACGAGGTGCGACGGGTGCAGCAGAGCCTGGAAGACGTGTTCATGGACCTCACCGGACGCGGAGGCATGTTGTGA
- a CDS encoding sensor histidine kinase — protein MVGAISRPTLSFTTWPQTVHTLVVTGCAAALVLRRLHPRPALTVVAILLLVHLIAAIEPGICVALICLIAAYTTQTQLAPPWRWVFLAAVYSGAVAAIMMSPIPAPAVDVRGRLIAAGVVLTLLTLAALAGVIRRQRRARYVLAIERASMLEARQDAERRLAAVEERTRIAREMHDILGHSLNAIAAQAEGVRYVLRSDADRADQALADIGRLSRRAVDDVRDLIDVLTTDAAETSVLPTPSLGDMPDLIASLQYTRAAIRLQVDGDLDSVPGHVGLAAYRIVQESLTNALKHADGVPITVRVAVQDRHVEVAVLNSLAPAVPLPGRAAGGRGIIGMRERARALGGTVRAGPDPTTGGWCVRAMLPRSRA, from the coding sequence ATGGTCGGCGCGATCAGCCGACCCACCCTTTCCTTCACGACCTGGCCGCAAACGGTCCACACCCTCGTCGTGACGGGATGCGCCGCCGCCCTCGTTCTCCGGCGGCTCCACCCGCGCCCGGCGCTCACGGTCGTCGCGATCCTGCTGCTCGTGCACCTGATCGCCGCCATCGAGCCGGGCATATGTGTTGCCCTGATCTGCCTGATCGCCGCCTACACGACGCAGACCCAGCTCGCCCCACCCTGGCGCTGGGTCTTTCTCGCCGCTGTCTACAGTGGAGCGGTCGCCGCGATCATGATGTCGCCGATCCCCGCACCCGCTGTCGACGTACGCGGGCGGCTCATCGCCGCGGGCGTCGTCCTCACACTGCTGACCCTGGCGGCCCTCGCCGGAGTCATCCGTCGTCAGCGACGCGCGCGCTACGTCCTCGCCATCGAGCGCGCGAGCATGCTCGAGGCACGGCAGGACGCCGAACGGCGCCTCGCCGCCGTCGAGGAGCGCACCCGCATCGCCCGCGAGATGCACGACATCCTCGGCCACTCCCTCAACGCGATCGCCGCGCAGGCCGAAGGTGTGCGCTACGTACTGCGTTCCGACGCCGACCGCGCCGATCAGGCCCTGGCCGACATCGGACGGCTGAGCCGACGCGCCGTGGACGACGTGCGCGACCTCATCGATGTCCTCACCACCGACGCCGCGGAAACGTCCGTGCTTCCGACTCCGTCGCTCGGTGACATGCCCGACCTCATCGCCTCCCTGCAATACACCAGGGCGGCAATCAGGCTTCAGGTCGACGGTGACCTCGACTCGGTACCCGGCCACGTCGGCCTGGCCGCGTACCGGATCGTCCAGGAGAGTCTGACCAATGCGCTCAAGCACGCCGACGGCGTCCCGATCACGGTGCGCGTCGCCGTCCAGGATCGGCACGTGGAGGTCGCTGTGCTCAACTCGCTCGCCCCCGCTGTCCCGCTCCCCGGCAGAGCCGCGGGCGGGCGCGGGATCATCGGGATGCGGGAGCGTGCCCGTGCCCTTGGCGGGACCGTGAGGGCCGGCCCCGATCCGACGACCGGCGGATGGTGCGTGCGGGCGATGCTGCCGCGGAGCCGGGCATGA
- a CDS encoding response regulator, with translation MITVALADDEPLFTAGLTMVLDAQPDLRVIWQAIDGADAIRQHDRARPDILLLDIQMPTLDGLAATRRLIAAGTASKIIILTTFESDEYVLSAVEAGAAGFLVKNIPPDQLIAAIRTVDSGDAVISPGPTRRLFATFRRRPAESRTPLSSTDARAVAELTPRERDILVLIADGRTNQEICNELWLSMPTIKTHIGNLIAKTGSRDRVQLVLFALRTGIAALKAR, from the coding sequence ATGATCACCGTCGCGCTCGCGGACGACGAACCGCTCTTCACCGCCGGCCTCACGATGGTCCTGGACGCCCAGCCCGACCTCCGCGTCATCTGGCAGGCGATCGACGGCGCCGACGCGATCCGCCAGCACGACCGTGCACGGCCCGACATCCTCCTCCTGGACATCCAGATGCCCACGCTCGACGGCCTCGCCGCCACCCGGCGGCTCATCGCCGCGGGCACCGCCAGCAAGATCATCATCCTGACCACCTTCGAAAGCGACGAGTACGTGCTCAGCGCGGTCGAGGCCGGCGCCGCCGGGTTCCTGGTGAAGAACATCCCGCCCGATCAGCTCATCGCCGCGATCCGCACCGTCGACAGCGGTGACGCCGTCATCTCGCCCGGCCCCACCCGCAGACTCTTCGCCACGTTCCGGCGCCGCCCCGCCGAGAGCCGGACCCCGCTTTCGAGCACCGATGCGCGAGCGGTCGCGGAACTCACCCCGCGCGAGCGCGACATCCTCGTCCTGATCGCCGACGGGCGAACGAATCAGGAAATCTGCAACGAGCTGTGGTTGTCCATGCCCACGATCAAGACCCACATCGGGAACCTCATTGCCAAGACCGGCTCCCGCGACCGCGTACAGCTGGTTCTCTTCGCCCTGAGAACCGGCATCGCCGCGCTGAAAGCCCGTTGA
- a CDS encoding YciI family protein, with translation MAKYLLLKHYRGAPAPVNDVPMDQWTPEEVDAHMRYMSDFAARLEATGEFVDGQALSPEGTFVRYDGEGRPPVTDGPFAETKDLIAGWMVIDVETYERALELAGELSAAPGAGGRPIHEWLEVRPFYGVRATTTG, from the coding sequence ATGGCCAAGTACCTGCTGCTCAAGCACTACCGGGGCGCGCCGGCACCGGTCAACGACGTGCCGATGGACCAGTGGACGCCGGAGGAGGTCGACGCCCACATGCGGTACATGAGCGACTTCGCCGCCCGGCTCGAGGCCACCGGCGAGTTCGTCGACGGTCAGGCGCTCTCCCCCGAGGGCACGTTCGTCCGCTACGACGGCGAGGGGCGGCCGCCGGTCACCGACGGCCCGTTCGCGGAGACCAAGGACCTGATCGCCGGCTGGATGGTGATCGACGTCGAGACGTACGAACGCGCGCTCGAGCTGGCCGGCGAGCTGTCCGCGGCTCCGGGTGCGGGCGGCCGGCCGATCCACGAGTGGCTCGAGGTGCGCCCGTTCTACGGCGTGCGGGCCACGACCACCGGGTGA
- a CDS encoding RNA polymerase sigma factor: protein MNESLLRELVPAVIGVLVRRGADFAAAEDAVQDALVEAVRAWPEDPPRDAKGWLVTVAWRKFLDAARADASRRRREELVEAEPVPDPVEAVDDTLALYFLCAHPSLTPASAVALTLRAVGGLTTRQIAQAYLVPEATMAQRISRAKRTVSGVRFDQPGDVATVLRVLYLVFNEGYSGDVDLAAEAIRLTRQLAARTDHEEVAGLLALMLLHHARRPARTGPDGRLVPLAEQDRSRWNTRLIAEGVDILQTALARDRLGEFQAQAAIAALHADAPTAEETDWVQIVEWYDELVRLTDSPVARLNRAVAVGEADGARAGLAALAGLDPALPRHAAVAAYLHERDGDPVTAARLYAEAARSAPNIPERDHLTRQAARLNAQLRS from the coding sequence GTGAACGAGTCGCTGCTCCGGGAGCTGGTGCCCGCGGTGATCGGTGTTCTCGTCCGTCGCGGAGCCGACTTCGCGGCGGCCGAGGACGCCGTGCAGGACGCCCTGGTCGAGGCCGTACGCGCATGGCCGGAGGACCCACCGCGGGACGCCAAGGGCTGGCTGGTCACGGTGGCCTGGCGCAAGTTCCTCGACGCCGCCCGCGCCGATGCCTCCCGGCGGCGGCGGGAGGAACTGGTCGAGGCCGAGCCCGTGCCCGACCCGGTCGAGGCGGTGGACGACACGCTTGCGCTGTACTTTCTGTGCGCGCATCCGTCCCTGACGCCGGCCTCGGCCGTCGCGCTCACGCTGCGCGCGGTCGGCGGTCTGACCACGCGGCAGATCGCGCAGGCATACCTCGTGCCGGAGGCGACCATGGCCCAGCGGATCAGCAGGGCCAAGCGGACCGTCTCCGGCGTCCGGTTCGACCAGCCCGGTGACGTCGCCACCGTGCTGCGCGTGCTCTACCTGGTATTCAACGAGGGCTACTCCGGCGACGTCGACCTCGCCGCCGAGGCGATCCGGCTCACCCGCCAACTCGCGGCCAGGACCGACCATGAGGAGGTCGCGGGTCTGCTGGCGCTCATGCTGCTCCACCACGCCCGGCGCCCGGCACGGACCGGCCCCGACGGCAGGCTCGTGCCGCTCGCCGAGCAGGACCGCAGCCGGTGGAACACCCGACTCATCGCCGAGGGCGTCGACATACTCCAGACCGCCCTCGCCCGCGACCGCCTGGGCGAATTCCAGGCCCAGGCGGCCATCGCCGCGCTCCACGCCGACGCCCCCACGGCCGAGGAGACCGACTGGGTGCAGATCGTCGAGTGGTACGACGAACTGGTGCGTCTCACCGACAGCCCGGTGGCCCGCCTCAACCGGGCCGTCGCGGTGGGCGAGGCCGACGGCGCGCGGGCCGGCCTGGCCGCCCTGGCGGGGCTCGACCCCGCCCTGCCGCGGCACGCCGCCGTCGCGGCATACCTGCACGAGCGTGACGGCGATCCGGTAACCGCGGCACGGCTCTACGCCGAAGCCGCCCGGTCAGCGCCCAACATCCCCGAACGTGACCATCTCACGCGACAGGCCGCCCGGCTCAACGCGCAGCTGCGCAGTTGA
- a CDS encoding TrmH family RNA methyltransferase yields MPVRPVAVRQNRRVPVELITDPDDERIGDYRALTDVELRTRWEPPHGLFIAEGELVLRRALRAGYRPRSYLVDAKRVEQLGDTGDAPVYAASQDVLERATGFHVHRGMLASFHRRELPTAAEVLATARRVAVLEDVNNHTNLGAVFRGAAALGIDGVLLSPSCADPLYRRSVRVSMGEVFAVPYATLTPWPDGLEQVRAAGFTVLAMTPAADAVPIQRLTAEQRARAALLLGAEGPGLSRQALAASDVRVSIPMRRGVDSLNVAAAAAVAFWELGRDDPLPT; encoded by the coding sequence GTGCCGGTCCGCCCCGTCGCGGTTCGGCAGAATCGGCGGGTGCCCGTCGAGCTGATCACCGACCCCGACGACGAGCGGATCGGCGACTACCGTGCGCTGACCGACGTCGAGTTGCGTACCCGCTGGGAACCGCCGCACGGCCTGTTCATCGCCGAGGGCGAGCTGGTCCTGCGCCGGGCGCTGCGGGCCGGCTACCGGCCAAGGTCGTACCTGGTCGACGCCAAGCGGGTCGAGCAGCTCGGTGACACCGGGGACGCGCCGGTCTACGCCGCCAGTCAGGACGTGCTGGAGCGGGCCACCGGGTTCCACGTACACCGGGGGATGTTGGCGTCGTTCCACCGGCGCGAGCTGCCGACGGCGGCGGAGGTGCTCGCGACGGCCCGCCGGGTCGCGGTCCTCGAGGACGTCAACAACCACACCAACCTCGGCGCAGTCTTCCGCGGGGCGGCGGCCCTGGGCATCGACGGGGTGCTGCTGTCACCGTCGTGCGCCGACCCGCTCTACCGGCGCAGCGTACGGGTCAGCATGGGCGAGGTGTTCGCGGTACCGTACGCGACGCTCACGCCCTGGCCGGACGGTCTGGAACAGGTGCGCGCGGCCGGTTTCACGGTGCTGGCGATGACCCCGGCCGCCGACGCGGTGCCGATCCAGCGGCTGACCGCCGAACAGCGGGCCCGGGCCGCGCTGCTGCTCGGCGCCGAGGGGCCGGGACTGTCCCGGCAGGCGCTGGCGGCCAGCGACGTACGCGTCAGCATCCCGATGCGCCGCGGTGTCGACTCCCTCAACGTCGCCGCCGCGGCCGCCGTCGCCTTCTGGGAACTGGGCCGAGACGACCCCCTCCCCACCTGA
- a CDS encoding SPFH domain-containing protein, which produces MELVIAVVFGAIALITVITLIRAVRIVPQQRMDVVERLGRYKKTLGPGLNLLVPFIDAVRTKVDMREQVVSFPPQPVITSDNLVVSIDTVLYFKVVDPVRATYEISNFLQAIEQLTVTTLRNVIGSLDLERALTSREEINRHLSGVLDETTGRWGIKVTRVEIKAIEPPPSIRDSMEKQMRAERDRRAAILNAEGHKQSQILSAEGEKQAAVLRADGDRQARVLQAEGQAKAIRTVFDAIHQANPSQKVLAYQYLQALPQIANGQANKVWIVPAELTKALEGLGGALGGLGAMVGDAPSKEVDSGAVEREAAAAAEAAAAEAQRVNDEVRAAEAQVGGGSQQAGVAGQPGLPAAPPVTAADFLKNSTPDREQG; this is translated from the coding sequence ATGGAACTCGTGATCGCGGTCGTGTTCGGGGCCATCGCCCTGATCACGGTGATCACCCTGATCCGCGCGGTGCGGATCGTTCCGCAGCAGCGGATGGACGTCGTCGAACGACTGGGCAGATACAAGAAGACGCTCGGCCCGGGGCTCAACCTGCTGGTGCCGTTCATCGACGCGGTACGGACCAAGGTCGACATGCGGGAACAGGTGGTCAGCTTCCCGCCCCAGCCGGTGATCACCTCGGACAATCTCGTGGTCTCGATCGACACGGTGCTCTACTTCAAGGTCGTCGACCCGGTGCGGGCGACGTACGAGATCTCCAACTTCCTGCAGGCCATCGAGCAGTTGACCGTCACGACGCTGCGTAACGTCATCGGCTCGCTCGACCTGGAGCGGGCGTTGACCAGCCGGGAGGAGATCAACCGGCACCTGTCCGGCGTACTCGACGAGACCACCGGCCGGTGGGGGATCAAGGTCACCCGGGTGGAGATCAAGGCCATCGAGCCGCCGCCGAGCATCCGCGACTCGATGGAGAAGCAGATGCGCGCCGAGCGGGACCGGCGGGCCGCGATCCTCAACGCCGAGGGACACAAGCAGTCGCAGATCCTGTCCGCCGAGGGTGAGAAGCAGGCGGCGGTGCTGCGCGCCGACGGTGACCGGCAGGCCCGCGTGCTGCAGGCCGAGGGGCAGGCCAAGGCGATCCGGACCGTCTTCGACGCGATCCACCAGGCCAACCCGAGCCAGAAGGTGCTCGCCTACCAGTACCTGCAGGCGCTGCCGCAGATCGCCAACGGCCAGGCCAACAAGGTCTGGATCGTGCCGGCCGAGCTGACCAAGGCGCTCGAGGGACTCGGCGGCGCGCTCGGCGGCCTCGGTGCGATGGTCGGCGACGCCCCGTCGAAGGAGGTCGACTCCGGCGCCGTCGAGCGGGAGGCGGCGGCCGCCGCCGAAGCCGCCGCCGCCGAGGCGCAGCGGGTCAACGACGAGGTACGCGCGGCGGAGGCGCAGGTGGGTGGCGGCAGCCAGCAGGCCGGCGTCGCGGGGCAGCCGGGTCTGCCGGCGGCGCCGCCGGTGACTGCGGCCGACTTTCTGAAGAACTCCACACCGGACCGCGAGCAGGGCTGA
- a CDS encoding NfeD family protein encodes MEAVLWIVLGVVLAVAEIFTVSLFLIMFAVGAFAAAGAAALGASVPVQALVFAVVSALTLVASRPAVRRHREKTAQTDDDGFGLQSIEGANALVLEQVDADGGMVKIDGEMWTARSYDGTQVFEPGERVRVIQVKGVTALVWRDDI; translated from the coding sequence GTGGAAGCTGTGCTCTGGATCGTGTTGGGTGTCGTGCTGGCGGTGGCCGAGATCTTCACCGTGAGCCTGTTCCTCATCATGTTCGCGGTCGGCGCGTTCGCGGCCGCGGGCGCGGCGGCGCTGGGCGCCTCCGTGCCGGTGCAGGCGTTGGTGTTCGCGGTGGTGTCGGCGTTGACGTTGGTCGCCAGCCGGCCGGCCGTGCGCCGGCACCGGGAGAAGACGGCGCAGACGGACGACGACGGGTTCGGCCTGCAGTCGATCGAGGGGGCGAACGCCCTGGTTCTCGAGCAGGTCGACGCCGATGGTGGAATGGTCAAGATCGACGGAGAGATGTGGACCGCGCGGTCGTACGACGGCACCCAGGTGTTCGAGCCGGGGGAGCGGGTCCGCGTGATCCAGGTGAAGGGCGTCACGGCCCTCGTCTGGCGCGACGACATCTGA
- a CDS encoding serine hydrolase domain-containing protein yields the protein MSLLPETKRRIDTAVARTQANGRAPSLIMAVVRDGAMVHFAGAGDEPDPDPDRQYRIGSISKTMTAVLLMQLRDEGRIGLDDPLERHLPGTPVGAVTLRQLLGHAAGLQREPEGDWWERSAGTDLDTLLRDVTADKLAYAPHRTYHYSNLAYGLLGGVVEQITGQPWATVLGSRLLEPLGLHRTTYHPTEPFARGYVVHPWHETLREEPRTDTGAMAPAGQLWSTTADLARWAAFLADPDPAVLAPATLTEMTAPVVISDLDSWTSGHGLGLELYRDGDRVYVGHGGSMPGYLAALAVHRPSRTAVVGYANAYGLRDASLGGLAQHLLTLVLDAEPEPPRPWRANAAPPPAEAADLTGRWWWMGREVQAAWRDGELVLSRIDQPAATPWRFTPEDTDRWRGRSGSNDGEILAVRRDPDGTARALDIATFVFTRDPDRLA from the coding sequence GTGTCGCTGCTTCCCGAGACCAAACGACGCATCGACACCGCCGTCGCGCGGACCCAGGCGAACGGCCGGGCACCGTCGCTGATCATGGCCGTCGTCCGCGACGGGGCCATGGTCCACTTCGCCGGTGCCGGCGACGAGCCGGATCCCGATCCGGACCGCCAGTACCGGATCGGCTCGATCAGCAAGACGATGACCGCCGTACTGTTGATGCAGCTGCGCGACGAGGGCCGGATCGGACTCGACGACCCGCTGGAGCGACACCTGCCCGGCACCCCGGTCGGCGCGGTCACCCTGCGGCAACTGCTCGGCCACGCCGCCGGCCTGCAGCGCGAACCCGAGGGCGACTGGTGGGAACGGTCCGCCGGCACCGACCTCGACACCCTGCTGCGCGACGTCACCGCCGACAAGCTCGCCTATGCGCCGCACCGCACCTACCACTACTCCAACCTGGCGTACGGGCTGCTCGGCGGGGTCGTCGAGCAGATCACCGGACAGCCGTGGGCGACCGTGCTGGGCAGCCGGCTCCTCGAACCGCTCGGCCTGCACCGCACCACCTACCACCCGACCGAGCCGTTCGCCCGCGGCTACGTCGTACACCCCTGGCACGAGACACTGCGCGAGGAACCACGCACCGACACCGGCGCGATGGCACCGGCCGGGCAGCTCTGGTCGACGACCGCCGACCTGGCCCGCTGGGCGGCGTTCCTCGCCGACCCCGACCCCGCCGTACTCGCCCCCGCGACGCTGACCGAGATGACCGCGCCGGTCGTCATCAGCGACCTCGACTCGTGGACCAGCGGCCACGGCCTCGGTCTGGAGCTCTACCGCGACGGCGACCGGGTGTACGTCGGACACGGCGGCTCGATGCCCGGCTACCTCGCCGCCCTCGCCGTGCACCGCCCGTCGCGCACCGCCGTCGTCGGCTACGCCAACGCGTACGGGCTACGCGACGCCTCCCTCGGCGGGCTCGCCCAGCACCTGCTGACCCTGGTGCTCGACGCCGAGCCGGAGCCGCCCCGGCCGTGGCGGGCCAACGCCGCACCGCCGCCGGCCGAGGCCGCCGACCTGACCGGCCGCTGGTGGTGGATGGGCCGCGAGGTCCAGGCGGCGTGGCGCGACGGCGAACTCGTGCTCAGCCGGATCGACCAGCCGGCCGCCACGCCGTGGCGGTTCACCCCGGAGGACACCGACCGCTGGCGCGGCCGGTCCGGCAGCAACGACGGCGAGATCCTGGCCGTCCGCCGCGACCCCGACGGGACCGCCCGGGCCCTCGACATCGCCACGTTCGTCTTCACCCGGGACCCCGACCGGCTGGCGTGA